The Chryseobacterium nakagawai genome has a segment encoding these proteins:
- a CDS encoding 2-hydroxyacid dehydrogenase — translation MKVFINKRIPEVGINMLQEAGLQIVFPESENLTYEEWLKYCQNTDVILNVGGDFKYDKVFFDSCPTIKAIALYSVGFDHVDVKEANVRNIPIGNTPDVLSRATSDVAFLLMQSVARRASYNFQKVKEGNWGAFDPLHALGQELYGKTLGVFGLGRIGFQMAEKCKKAFDMEIIYNNRHRNEEAERELDATYVTFDELIRNSDILSVHANYTPEHKDLFNQSVFEKMNSDAIFINTARGGFHQEQDLYHALTEGKIWGAGLDVTNPEPMSADNPILELSNVCVLPHIGSATVEARNGMARLAAGNLIAFSKGEVMPNCVNPDVYSHHSS, via the coding sequence ATGAAAGTCTTTATCAATAAAAGAATTCCTGAGGTCGGAATCAATATGTTGCAGGAAGCAGGATTACAGATTGTATTTCCTGAAAGTGAAAATCTAACTTATGAAGAATGGTTGAAGTATTGTCAGAATACAGATGTTATTTTAAATGTTGGCGGTGATTTTAAATATGACAAAGTATTTTTTGATTCCTGCCCTACTATAAAAGCGATCGCGTTGTATTCTGTGGGATTTGACCATGTGGATGTAAAAGAAGCTAATGTAAGGAATATTCCGATTGGAAATACACCGGATGTGTTGAGCCGAGCGACTTCTGATGTTGCTTTTTTACTAATGCAATCGGTAGCAAGACGGGCAAGTTATAATTTTCAAAAAGTAAAAGAAGGAAACTGGGGTGCTTTTGATCCTTTGCATGCTTTGGGACAGGAACTTTATGGTAAAACACTGGGTGTTTTCGGATTAGGAAGAATTGGTTTTCAAATGGCTGAGAAATGTAAAAAAGCTTTTGATATGGAAATTATTTACAACAATCGTCACCGTAATGAAGAAGCAGAAAGAGAACTTGATGCAACTTATGTTACCTTTGATGAATTGATTAGAAATTCAGACATACTGAGTGTTCATGCCAATTATACTCCTGAGCATAAAGATCTTTTCAATCAGTCTGTATTTGAAAAGATGAATTCTGATGCTATTTTTATCAATACAGCAAGGGGTGGCTTCCATCAGGAACAGGACTTATACCATGCATTAACTGAAGGAAAGATCTGGGGGGCAGGTCTTGATGTAACCAATCCGGAACCTATGTCTGCAGACAATCCTATTTTAGAATTATCTAATGTTTGTGTATTGCCCCATATTGGTTCAGCAACCGTTGAAGCCAGAAACGGAATGGCAAGACTAGCTGCCGGAAATCTTATTGCTTTTTCAAAAGGAGAAGTGATGCCTAATTGTGTGAATCCAGACGTTTATTCCCATCACTCATCATAA
- a CDS encoding prevent-host-death protein, giving the protein MDTNRFKASHDFSNLQKNLNNNPGYSVESYSQQVKDYIHDMKSKNQEATKQGFMTHAQKSVKEVWEEIQEIASEAWEKNKKHSDEKNNI; this is encoded by the coding sequence ATGGACACAAACAGATTTAAAGCGTCCCATGATTTTAGTAATCTTCAAAAGAACCTGAACAATAATCCCGGATATAGTGTAGAAAGCTATTCCCAGCAGGTAAAAGATTATATTCATGATATGAAAAGCAAGAATCAGGAGGCTACAAAACAGGGATTTATGACTCATGCACAGAAATCAGTAAAAGAAGTTTGGGAAGAAATTCAGGAGATAGCTTCTGAGGCTTGGGAAAAGAATAAGAAGCATTCTGATGAAAAAAATAATATTTAA
- a CDS encoding protein-L-isoaspartate(D-aspartate) O-methyltransferase has product MQDSFVHKGKRKNLVEYLRYRIGISDENVLSAMNEIPRHLFIESIFEDFAYEDRAFPILAHQTISHPSTVAEQSELLQVKAGEKVLEIGTGCGYQTAVLIAMKAHVYTVERQKDLFDFSKNKLRELHLYPKFQSFGDGFAGLPTFAPFDKIIVTCGAGTLPTELLKQLRVGGIMVIPLGPTDEQVLYRFTKVGPTEFEKEEFGAYKFVPMLGNTNQ; this is encoded by the coding sequence ATGCAGGATTCGTTTGTACATAAAGGAAAAAGAAAGAATTTAGTAGAATATCTCAGATATAGAATTGGGATTTCGGATGAAAATGTACTTTCGGCAATGAATGAAATTCCGAGACACCTTTTCATTGAAAGTATTTTTGAAGACTTTGCCTATGAAGATAGGGCTTTCCCCATCTTGGCGCATCAAACCATTTCTCATCCATCAACGGTAGCAGAACAGTCTGAGCTGTTACAGGTGAAAGCAGGTGAAAAAGTACTGGAAATAGGGACCGGATGTGGGTATCAGACCGCTGTTTTAATCGCAATGAAAGCTCATGTATATACAGTGGAAAGACAGAAGGATCTTTTCGATTTCTCAAAAAATAAATTGAGAGAACTTCATTTGTATCCTAAATTCCAGAGCTTTGGAGACGGATTCGCCGGGCTTCCCACTTTTGCTCCTTTCGATAAAATTATTGTAACCTGTGGAGCCGGAACTTTACCTACGGAATTATTAAAACAATTAAGAGTAGGCGGTATAATGGTAATCCCATTGGGACCAACAGATGAACAGGTGCTATACAGATTCACAAAAGTAGGACCAACAGAGTTTGAAAAAGAAGAATTTGGGGCGTATAAGTTTGTTCCGATGCTGGGGAATACCAATCAATAA
- a CDS encoding Gfo/Idh/MocA family protein, with the protein MLKAGLVGAGHLGKIHLKLLNQSDRYEFVGFHDKDIENGKKLEAEFGYKYFENFDELLEQIDMLDIVTPTVYHYDYALKAIAKGLHFFIEKPVTQTLEQAEEILRLCQENGIKAQVGHVERYNPAFIATKEYINNPMFIEIHRLAEFNPRGTDVSVVLDLMIHDLDILLSIAKSKVKNIHASGVCVVSKTPDIANARIEFENGCVANLTTSRISMKAMRKSRFFQKDAYISVDFLEKKAEVIRMKDAPESPTPFDMIIENAEGEKNQILFEYPNIQPNNAILDELNSFADAITGDKNVEVSLEDGTEALKVALEIMKLISQK; encoded by the coding sequence ATGTTAAAAGCAGGTTTGGTAGGTGCCGGACACTTGGGAAAGATCCATTTAAAACTTCTTAATCAGTCAGATCGATATGAGTTTGTAGGCTTCCACGATAAAGATATTGAAAACGGGAAAAAATTAGAAGCTGAATTCGGATATAAATATTTTGAAAATTTTGATGAATTGCTTGAGCAGATTGATATGCTGGACATTGTTACTCCTACAGTCTATCATTATGATTATGCATTAAAAGCAATTGCAAAAGGACTTCATTTCTTTATTGAAAAACCTGTTACCCAAACCCTGGAACAGGCAGAAGAAATCCTGCGTTTATGCCAGGAGAATGGCATTAAAGCACAGGTAGGACATGTGGAAAGATATAACCCGGCTTTCATAGCAACCAAGGAATATATCAACAATCCGATGTTTATTGAAATTCACCGTTTGGCCGAATTTAATCCTCGGGGTACCGATGTTTCCGTGGTATTGGATCTTATGATTCATGACCTTGATATCTTGCTAAGCATCGCAAAATCTAAGGTAAAAAACATCCATGCCAGCGGTGTGTGTGTAGTAAGCAAAACTCCTGATATAGCGAATGCCAGAATAGAATTTGAAAACGGATGCGTTGCCAACCTTACCACCTCAAGAATATCAATGAAAGCTATGAGAAAAAGCAGATTCTTCCAGAAAGACGCTTATATCTCAGTAGATTTTCTTGAGAAAAAGGCAGAAGTAATCAGAATGAAAGACGCTCCGGAAAGTCCTACTCCATTTGACATGATTATTGAAAATGCTGAAGGAGAGAAAAACCAGATCTTGTTTGAATATCCAAATATTCAGCCTAACAATGCTATTCTTGATGAATTAAATTCTTTTGCTGATGCCATTACGGGTGATAAAAATGTAGAAGTTTCTCTTGAAGACGGAACCGAAGCCTTAAAGGTTGCTTTAGAAATTATGAAGCTTATCAGTCAGAAATAA
- a CDS encoding cellulase family glycosylhydrolase has protein sequence MKRSILLSALLLSQFGTSQLLKTSGQKIVNDKGENIQLRGLGLGGWMLQEGYMLKTADFAGPQYKIKEKIAELIGEDGMQEFYKAYLKNGITKQDIDFLAKAGFNSIRLPMHYNLYTLPIEKEAIKGKDTWLEEGFKMTDDLLQWCKDNKIYLILDLHAAPGGQGNDANISDNDKAKPSLWDSEENQRKTVALWKKLAERYKNEPWIGGYDIINEPNINFTGKNPNGTDEMSNAPLWKLQKDITDAIREVDQKHIIFIEGNGWGNNYNGLIPIWDNNMAFSFHKYWNYNDDKTIQFALDLREKHNMPIWLGETGENSNVWFTELIQLLDKHNIGYAFWPMKKIDNIAGITNVKTTPEYEKLLNYWKNGGEKPSKEYAQKTLMQIAENYEFSNVEVKNDVIDAMFRQVSDDSTKPFKNHQVPGRIFASDYDLGRIGSAYLDKDFINLWVSDPAKRSEWNYGQQMRNDGVDLYSCQDKITNQYYVGKTETGEWLQYTVNSKVNKNYTFEIRYSSINPSKVRVEDASGKILTSVALPSTGKNENWTTVSTKSIPFQKGENKFRIVFENEGVNLNYFEVK, from the coding sequence ATGAAAAGATCCATCCTATTATCCGCCTTATTATTGTCTCAATTTGGGACATCTCAATTATTAAAGACTTCAGGACAGAAAATCGTTAATGATAAAGGTGAAAACATCCAGTTGAGAGGCCTCGGTTTAGGAGGTTGGATGCTACAGGAAGGCTATATGCTGAAAACAGCTGATTTTGCTGGCCCTCAGTATAAAATTAAGGAAAAAATAGCTGAACTGATTGGTGAAGATGGTATGCAGGAGTTTTATAAGGCTTATTTAAAGAATGGAATTACGAAGCAGGATATTGATTTTTTAGCAAAAGCCGGTTTCAATTCCATCAGGCTTCCAATGCATTATAATCTCTATACCCTTCCTATAGAAAAAGAAGCAATAAAAGGCAAGGATACTTGGCTGGAAGAGGGTTTTAAAATGACCGATGATCTTCTTCAATGGTGTAAAGACAACAAAATTTACCTGATTCTTGATCTTCATGCTGCCCCTGGCGGACAAGGAAATGATGCCAATATCTCTGATAATGATAAGGCTAAACCATCTCTTTGGGATAGTGAAGAAAATCAAAGAAAAACAGTTGCACTATGGAAAAAACTGGCAGAGCGATACAAAAACGAACCTTGGATTGGCGGATATGATATTATCAATGAGCCTAACATCAATTTCACAGGAAAAAATCCAAACGGAACAGACGAAATGTCAAATGCTCCTCTTTGGAAATTACAGAAAGACATTACCGATGCTATTCGTGAAGTTGACCAAAAACATATTATCTTTATTGAAGGAAATGGCTGGGGCAATAACTACAACGGATTAATCCCGATTTGGGACAACAACATGGCTTTTAGCTTTCATAAATACTGGAATTACAATGATGACAAAACCATTCAGTTTGCACTGGATTTAAGAGAAAAACATAATATGCCAATCTGGCTTGGAGAAACCGGTGAAAATTCGAATGTATGGTTCACGGAACTAATTCAATTGCTGGATAAACACAATATTGGATACGCTTTCTGGCCTATGAAAAAGATTGATAATATCGCCGGAATTACGAATGTAAAAACAACTCCTGAATATGAAAAGCTCTTGAACTATTGGAAGAATGGAGGTGAAAAACCATCAAAAGAATATGCTCAAAAAACGTTGATGCAAATCGCTGAAAACTACGAATTCAGCAATGTAGAAGTTAAAAATGACGTTATAGATGCGATGTTCAGACAAGTTTCGGATGATTCTACAAAACCGTTTAAGAACCACCAGGTTCCCGGAAGAATATTTGCATCAGACTATGACCTGGGAAGAATAGGTTCGGCTTACCTGGATAAGGATTTTATTAATCTCTGGGTAAGTGATCCTGCAAAAAGATCAGAATGGAACTATGGTCAGCAAATGAGAAATGATGGTGTTGACCTCTATTCATGTCAGGATAAAATAACCAATCAGTATTATGTAGGAAAAACAGAAACCGGAGAATGGTTACAGTATACAGTCAATTCCAAGGTGAATAAAAATTATACCTTCGAGATCAGATACTCTAGTATTAATCCTTCCAAAGTAAGGGTTGAGGATGCTTCAGGAAAAATATTGACAAGCGTCGCACTGCCTTCTACAGGCAAAAATGAAAACTGGACTACCGTTTCTACAAAGAGTATCCCATTTCAGAAAGGAGAAAATAAATTCAGAATCGTATTTGAAAATGAGGGCGTAAATCTGAATTATTTTGAAGTAAAATAG
- the bla-A gene encoding CGA/CIA family class A beta-lactamase, which translates to MKKIAAIFLLISAFASAQKSSLEQRISAITKSKQATVGVSVLGFENQFKYSQNGEKKLAMMSVFKFHVACAALDLVDKGKLSLDQKIFIKKSELYNTWSPYKEKHPEGNTEATLSEIIYYTVALSDNNLCDILIELVGGTQAVQKFMNSKGVKDFQIKYTERGMAINGWDSLFENYTTANSTVQLLKKFYDGKLLSKKSTDYLMKIMLGTKTGTNKIIEQLPKGTPIAHKTGSSGKKDNFLTIAENDMGIITLPNGKHYAIAVYVSNSKESEAENCKIISDISKAVWDNFNK; encoded by the coding sequence ATGAAAAAAATAGCCGCAATTTTCCTTTTAATATCTGCGTTTGCGTCAGCACAAAAATCATCTTTGGAACAAAGAATAAGTGCAATTACAAAGAGTAAGCAAGCTACGGTAGGCGTTTCTGTTTTAGGATTTGAAAATCAATTTAAATACAGCCAAAACGGTGAGAAAAAGCTTGCTATGATGAGTGTTTTTAAGTTTCATGTGGCCTGTGCTGCCCTTGATCTTGTGGATAAAGGAAAACTTTCACTGGATCAAAAGATTTTCATTAAAAAATCTGAACTGTATAATACTTGGTCTCCTTACAAGGAGAAGCATCCTGAAGGAAATACAGAAGCTACTTTAAGTGAGATTATCTACTATACGGTAGCATTAAGTGATAACAATCTTTGTGATATCCTGATAGAACTTGTAGGTGGTACTCAGGCTGTGCAGAAGTTTATGAATTCTAAAGGCGTAAAAGACTTCCAGATCAAATATACTGAACGTGGGATGGCTATCAACGGTTGGGACTCTTTATTTGAAAATTATACTACAGCCAATTCTACCGTACAGCTTTTGAAAAAGTTCTACGACGGAAAGTTGCTTTCGAAAAAATCTACTGACTATTTGATGAAAATCATGCTGGGAACCAAAACCGGGACCAATAAAATTATTGAACAACTACCTAAAGGAACTCCCATAGCCCATAAAACAGGATCTTCAGGCAAAAAAGATAACTTTCTCACCATTGCAGAAAATGATATGGGTATCATCACTCTTCCCAACGGAAAGCATTATGCCATTGCAGTATATGTAAGCAATTCTAAGGAGTCAGAAGCTGAAAACTGTAAGATCATCTCGGATATTTCCAAAGCAGTGTGGGATAATTTTAATAAATAA
- a CDS encoding 3-hydroxybutyryl-CoA dehydrogenase — protein sequence MKNIVVIGAGTMGNGIAHTFAQSGFKVNLVDVSQEALDRGLKTITTNLDRIIAKGNLTEEQKAETLGNITTFTALNDAVGAADLIVEAATENLDLKLKIFGQMDESAPAGCILATNTSSISITKIAAATKRADKVIGMHFMNPVPIMKLVEIIKGYSTSKETFDAIYEMSKSLGKVPVEVNDYPGFVANRILMPMINESIETLYNGVAGVEEIDTVMKLGMAHPMGPLQLADFIGLDVCLAILNVMYDGFKNPKYAPNPLLVNMVTAGKLGVKSGEGFYDYSESKKAEKVSKMFLK from the coding sequence ATCAAAAACATTGTAGTTATCGGAGCAGGAACCATGGGAAATGGTATTGCACATACTTTCGCACAAAGCGGTTTTAAAGTAAATCTTGTAGATGTATCTCAGGAAGCTTTAGACAGAGGACTGAAAACCATTACTACGAATCTTGACAGAATCATTGCAAAGGGAAACCTTACTGAAGAGCAAAAAGCTGAAACGTTGGGAAACATCACTACTTTCACCGCTCTTAATGATGCTGTGGGAGCTGCTGACCTTATTGTAGAAGCTGCTACTGAAAACCTTGATCTTAAATTAAAGATCTTCGGTCAGATGGATGAATCGGCTCCTGCAGGTTGTATCCTTGCGACTAATACATCTTCTATTTCTATCACGAAAATTGCTGCTGCTACAAAAAGAGCAGATAAAGTAATCGGAATGCACTTTATGAACCCGGTTCCTATCATGAAGCTGGTTGAAATCATCAAAGGATATTCTACTTCTAAAGAGACTTTTGATGCTATTTATGAAATGAGCAAATCATTAGGAAAGGTTCCTGTAGAAGTGAATGACTATCCAGGTTTCGTAGCCAATAGAATCTTAATGCCAATGATTAATGAATCTATTGAAACACTTTATAACGGTGTAGCTGGTGTAGAGGAAATTGACACGGTAATGAAATTAGGGATGGCTCACCCAATGGGACCACTTCAATTGGCAGATTTCATTGGTCTTGATGTATGTCTTGCGATTCTAAACGTAATGTATGACGGATTCAAAAATCCTAAATACGCCCCGAACCCATTATTGGTAAACATGGTAACAGCAGGAAAACTAGGAGTAAAATCAGGAGAAGGCTTCTACGATTACTCTGAAAGTAAAAAAGCTGAAAAAGTTTCAAAAATGTTTTTAAAATAA
- a CDS encoding META domain-containing protein, with protein sequence MKNLFLSICTAAVLASCGSMTSPSASKVGKAQPALANTKWTLADNVKGKIPTLNIEGEKINGNAGCNNYFGTATIDPSTGGFSAGQMGSTKMMCNNIGVEQNFMDMMGKANKYVISGNVLELYKDNLLLLKFNKSE encoded by the coding sequence ATGAAAAATCTTTTTTTAAGTATATGTACAGCAGCAGTATTGGCATCATGTGGAAGCATGACAAGTCCATCTGCTTCTAAAGTAGGAAAAGCTCAGCCGGCTCTTGCCAATACAAAATGGACACTGGCCGATAACGTAAAAGGTAAAATTCCAACATTAAATATTGAAGGAGAAAAGATCAACGGAAATGCTGGTTGTAATAACTATTTTGGAACAGCTACGATAGATCCTTCTACAGGAGGTTTTTCAGCAGGCCAGATGGGGTCTACCAAAATGATGTGTAACAATATCGGAGTAGAGCAAAACTTTATGGATATGATGGGGAAAGCTAACAAATATGTAATCTCAGGAAATGTACTGGAGCTTTATAAAGACAATCTTTTATTATTGAAATTCAATAAATCAGAATAA
- the pheT gene encoding phenylalanine--tRNA ligase subunit beta, translating into MKISNNWLKDFVKTELKTERIGEFLTDIGLEVEGIDKFESVKGSLEGIVVGKVLTCEKHPNADKLKKTTVDVGNGKILNIVCGAPNVEAGQTVPVAVVGTKIYDKTGNFFEIKEAKIRGEVSQGMICAEDELGLSEDHGGIMVLDETKYEVGKNFADYFELTNDEVLEIGLTPNRTDAMSHYGVARDLHAFLSTNQQKSQFNKVASEVLNNEGSHDFKLEIEDAELSPRYIGAVIEDVKVAESPNWLKDRLKAIGLSPINNIVDITNYILHGYGQPLHAFDADKIADKKVKVGVVKPGTKFTTLDGVERTLNGTEIMIKDGQDTPMCIAGVFGGENSGVSETTKTVFLESAYFNPIAVRKGAKLHSLNTDASFRFERGVDPNLTRTAITHAIKMIQEIAEGKLVGELLEEYPKKIEDNYVIIRFSKIEQILGTKIHREKVKEILKALEIQVLNEIPNGFEISVPAYRADVTREIDVIEEILRIYGYNKIDAPQKISFTPVKLSANDQDELENSWARSLQSLGFNEVMNNSLTSVKDETDAVKLLNPLSGDLAFMRKSLLEGLLQNTVYNINRKNADIKFFELGKIYHKREKYEERKQLAIIVSGRDVAENWLQPKSAVSFYNLKAYVNVLLERLGVNYKEVALSDDRFSDALAYEAEGKVLVRIGKVAPALLKDFDIDQDCFYAEIELEWAQELRSKNELKFKDIPKFNKIRRDLALLIDKTVNYQELYQTAKKNKSPFIKGINLFDVYEGKNLPEGKKSYAMSFELLNEEKTLEEKEITEVMDSLIKSFQKEFNAELRS; encoded by the coding sequence ATGAAAATATCAAACAACTGGCTGAAAGACTTTGTAAAAACGGAATTGAAAACTGAAAGAATCGGTGAATTCCTTACAGACATAGGTCTTGAGGTTGAAGGGATAGATAAATTCGAAAGTGTAAAAGGCAGTCTGGAAGGCATTGTTGTAGGTAAAGTGTTAACCTGCGAAAAACATCCGAATGCTGATAAACTGAAGAAGACAACAGTAGACGTTGGAAACGGAAAAATATTGAATATTGTTTGCGGAGCTCCTAACGTAGAAGCAGGGCAAACAGTTCCTGTAGCCGTTGTTGGAACGAAGATCTATGATAAGACCGGAAACTTTTTTGAAATTAAAGAAGCGAAAATTAGAGGTGAGGTTTCCCAAGGGATGATCTGTGCAGAAGATGAACTTGGCTTAAGCGAAGATCACGGAGGAATCATGGTTTTGGATGAAACCAAATATGAAGTAGGTAAAAACTTTGCAGACTATTTTGAATTAACGAATGATGAAGTTCTTGAAATTGGGTTAACACCCAACAGAACAGATGCTATGTCGCATTATGGTGTTGCAAGAGATCTTCATGCGTTTCTTTCTACAAACCAGCAGAAGTCTCAATTTAATAAAGTAGCTTCAGAAGTCTTAAATAACGAAGGATCTCACGATTTCAAGCTAGAAATCGAAGATGCAGAACTTTCTCCAAGATATATCGGTGCGGTAATTGAAGATGTAAAAGTTGCAGAATCTCCCAACTGGTTAAAAGACAGATTAAAGGCCATCGGACTAAGCCCGATCAATAATATTGTAGATATTACCAACTATATTCTTCACGGGTACGGACAGCCGCTTCACGCATTTGATGCAGATAAAATTGCAGATAAAAAAGTGAAAGTAGGAGTGGTAAAACCGGGAACAAAATTCACTACCCTTGATGGAGTAGAAAGAACACTGAACGGTACTGAGATCATGATTAAAGATGGTCAGGATACTCCAATGTGTATTGCCGGGGTTTTTGGTGGTGAAAATTCAGGTGTATCTGAAACGACAAAAACAGTTTTCCTTGAAAGTGCTTACTTCAATCCAATTGCGGTAAGAAAAGGAGCAAAACTTCACAGTTTAAATACGGATGCTTCTTTCAGATTTGAAAGAGGGGTAGATCCAAATCTTACAAGAACAGCTATTACGCACGCTATCAAAATGATTCAGGAAATTGCTGAAGGTAAATTGGTAGGGGAGCTTTTAGAAGAATATCCTAAGAAAATAGAAGATAACTATGTGATCATAAGGTTCTCTAAGATTGAACAGATTTTAGGAACAAAAATTCACAGAGAGAAAGTAAAAGAGATCCTGAAGGCATTGGAAATCCAGGTTTTAAATGAAATTCCTAACGGCTTTGAAATCTCTGTTCCTGCTTACAGAGCAGACGTAACAAGAGAAATCGACGTTATTGAAGAGATTTTAAGAATCTATGGATATAATAAAATTGATGCTCCTCAGAAGATTTCATTTACACCGGTTAAGCTAAGTGCAAACGATCAGGATGAATTGGAAAACAGCTGGGCAAGATCTTTACAAAGTCTTGGTTTCAATGAGGTAATGAACAACTCATTAACTTCAGTAAAAGACGAAACAGATGCTGTAAAACTATTAAACCCTCTAAGTGGTGATCTTGCATTCATGAGAAAATCTTTATTAGAAGGGCTTCTTCAGAATACGGTTTATAATATCAACCGAAAGAATGCAGACATCAAATTCTTTGAATTAGGAAAAATCTACCACAAAAGAGAGAAATACGAAGAAAGAAAACAATTAGCCATTATTGTTTCGGGAAGAGATGTAGCTGAAAACTGGTTACAGCCTAAATCTGCAGTAAGCTTCTACAATCTTAAAGCATATGTAAACGTTTTATTGGAAAGATTAGGAGTAAACTATAAAGAAGTTGCTTTATCTGATGATAGATTTTCTGATGCATTAGCTTATGAAGCAGAAGGTAAAGTCTTGGTAAGAATCGGAAAAGTAGCTCCGGCATTGTTGAAGGATTTTGATATTGATCAGGATTGCTTCTATGCTGAAATTGAACTTGAATGGGCTCAGGAATTACGTTCTAAAAATGAATTGAAATTTAAAGATATTCCGAAATTCAATAAGATCAGAAGAGACTTAGCGTTATTGATTGATAAGACTGTTAATTATCAGGAGCTATACCAGACAGCGAAGAAAAACAAATCCCCATTCATTAAAGGGATTAACTTATTTGACGTATATGAAGGGAAAAATCTTCCTGAAGGTAAGAAGTCTTACGCTATGAGCTTTGAGTTGTTAAATGAAGAAAAAACACTGGAAGAAAAGGAAATCACTGAAGTAATGGATTCTCTAATTAAATCTTTCCAGAAAGAATTCAATGCAGAATTGAGATCTTAA
- a CDS encoding DUF417 family protein, whose product MQNSSLYNRLLKLDAYFFNFLRISIFIVMAWIGGLKAFQYEADGIVPFVANSPFMSFFYKSAGNKVLNEDKKLVSEYTLYKNPEGKVVKKNIDWHTQNGTYTFSYGLGTMIVIIGIGVLLGIWFPKIGAVGGALTFLMSLVTLSFLVTTLEVYVPNLGGDYPTPQYGFPYLSGAGRLVIKDIIMMAGGLVLFSDSLKKVLKPLA is encoded by the coding sequence ATGCAAAACAGTAGTTTATACAACCGTTTATTAAAGTTGGATGCGTATTTCTTCAACTTTCTGAGAATATCAATATTTATTGTCATGGCCTGGATTGGTGGGCTTAAAGCCTTTCAATATGAAGCTGACGGAATAGTACCTTTTGTTGCTAATAGCCCTTTCATGAGCTTCTTCTACAAAAGTGCAGGAAACAAAGTACTAAATGAAGATAAAAAGCTTGTTTCGGAATATACTTTATATAAAAATCCGGAAGGAAAAGTGGTAAAGAAAAATATTGACTGGCATACACAAAACGGTACCTATACTTTTTCTTACGGATTGGGTACGATGATTGTCATCATAGGAATTGGGGTTTTACTGGGAATTTGGTTTCCTAAAATCGGAGCAGTAGGAGGAGCTTTGACGTTTTTGATGTCACTGGTTACTTTATCTTTTCTGGTGACTACTCTTGAAGTATATGTTCCTAATCTTGGAGGTGATTACCCGACCCCTCAATACGGATTTCCTTACCTCTCGGGAGCGGGGCGCCTCGTTATAAAAGACATCATTATGATGGCTGGCGGATTGGTTTTGTTTTCCGATAGTTTAAAGAAAGTTTTAAAGCCGTTAGCGTAA
- a CDS encoding AraC family transcriptional regulator: MDVKIQSYSSSDFLSEFTTENYTVMIWNGEGIFSVDEINYPYNGYHILFLSPYQKLKLISNTDENIQMLFFHGDFYCIEYHKEEVACNGLLFNNIYLNPSIELSKDNYEYILELFNHIKKEESEKHQFSQSIIKTYIQLILAIGSKQKSGIENSSVVNEKLPNKYAAEFQKLLEGNFKNEKELSFYSDKLNITNNTLSKVVKKEFGKTPSQLMNERIILESKKLLHLTYRSIKEIASELGFDDEFYFSRYFKKTVGCSPKQYREKVGISIVAKMSM; encoded by the coding sequence ATGGATGTGAAAATACAATCTTACTCTTCTTCGGATTTTCTTTCAGAATTTACTACTGAAAATTATACTGTGATGATATGGAACGGAGAAGGGATATTTTCTGTGGATGAAATCAATTACCCTTATAATGGTTATCATATTCTGTTTCTTTCTCCTTATCAAAAGTTGAAACTGATTTCGAATACCGATGAAAACATTCAAATGCTGTTTTTTCATGGTGATTTTTACTGTATAGAATACCATAAAGAAGAAGTAGCATGTAATGGACTTCTTTTCAATAATATCTATTTGAATCCCAGTATAGAACTTTCAAAAGATAATTATGAATATATCTTAGAGCTTTTTAATCATATTAAAAAAGAAGAATCTGAGAAACACCAATTTTCACAATCTATTATTAAAACTTATATCCAGTTGATTCTTGCTATTGGCAGTAAGCAAAAAAGCGGGATTGAAAATAGCTCAGTAGTCAACGAAAAGTTACCCAATAAGTATGCTGCGGAATTTCAGAAATTGCTCGAAGGTAACTTTAAAAATGAAAAAGAGCTTTCATTTTATAGTGATAAACTCAACATTACGAACAATACCTTAAGTAAGGTTGTCAAAAAAGAATTTGGCAAGACCCCTAGTCAGCTGATGAATGAGAGAATTATTCTTGAATCTAAAAAACTGCTTCATTTAACGTATCGCTCCATAAAAGAGATTGCCTCAGAATTAGGATTTGATGATGAATTCTATTTCAGTAGGTATTTCAAAAAAACAGTGGGCTGTTCTCCAAAACAATACCGGGAAAAAGTGGGCATTTCTATAGTGGCAAAAATGTCCATGTAA